Genomic DNA from Verrucomicrobiota bacterium:
AGCGAGACCTACACCGCCGTCGACGCCGTCCATCACCTGAACCGCAACTGCCTCAAGCTGAACATCCGGGGCGACTGGCCCAAGAACGACCTTGAGGGCGGCGAGGTCAAAGCCGACGGCTCGGGCACCGCCATCGTGGACTTCGCCACCGGCGTGCTGTTCACCTGCACCGCGAAATCCAAGCAGAGACTCGAAGGCAGCATCCACGGTGCCCGCGCCCATTTCGAGATCGAGAACACCTCGACAGTCACCTACATGGGCGCCAAGCCGCTCTACGACCAGTACAAGGCCCAACGCACGCCGCAAGGTTAGGGCAATCGATCGGAGGTGGCCCTCGTTCAAACGTGCGCCTTCGTCTTGCTGGAACGGCTCAGGCGGGTCGGCGAACGCGAGCACAATGGGACCAGAGTCGAGCAACAGCGCCCTTTCCCCTTGCCCAACGCAGCCTGTCTGGGTACCATGTTCTGACCGTGCCCCGCCTGTGCCGTGGCAGGGAGGCGGGCCTACCGGAGGTGGGTGTGCGGCTGCTGCGCCGATCCCGCCGCTGGGTGTGCATCCTGGAGAGAGGAGGAGCGTATGCGGTTCCACTGGTATGCGGGCCAGGTCGCGTGGGTGCTGCACCGCATCTCGGGGCTGGCCATCGTCCTGTACCTCGTCATCCACATCTGGTCGATCAGCAAACTGAGCGATCCGGCCACGTTCGATGCCGAGATGGATCTGTACTCGAAGCCGCTGTTCAGGCTCGGCGAGGTCGCGCTGCTGGCTGCCTGTGTGTTCCATGCGCTCAACGGGGTGCGCATCCTCCTGGTCGATTTCGGCAATGGCGCGCGCTACCAGCGACAGCTCTTCTACGGCGTGCTTGTGCTGAGCGTTATCGTCATCACCGCCGGCGCGATTCCGATCCTCAAGCACGTGTTCGCGGGAGGGCAGTGAGATGAACGGCTTCAAGTACGGCGGCTCCAAGAACACGGGGTCGGTCGGCTGGCTCCTGCAGCGCATCACGGCTGTGCTGCTCGTGCTGCTGCTGCTCGCGCACTTCATCGTGATCCACTACTCCGGCCCCGGCACGGTGACGTTCGATATCGTCAAAGAGCGGTTGACGCATCAAGTCTGGGGCCCCGTGTGGCGCACGATCACGTTGCTGCTGCTGTTCACGGCGCTGTTCCACGGGTTCAACGGGGTCTGGGGCGTGCTGCTCGACTACATCCGCAAGGGCTCGGTGCGCCTCTGGCTGTTCAGCC
This window encodes:
- the sdhC gene encoding succinate dehydrogenase, cytochrome b556 subunit, with protein sequence MRFHWYAGQVAWVLHRISGLAIVLYLVIHIWSISKLSDPATFDAEMDLYSKPLFRLGEVALLAACVFHALNGVRILLVDFGNGARYQRQLFYGVLVLSVIVITAGAIPILKHVFAGGQ
- the sdhD gene encoding succinate dehydrogenase, hydrophobic membrane anchor protein gives rise to the protein MNGFKYGGSKNTGSVGWLLQRITAVLLVLLLLAHFIVIHYSGPGTVTFDIVKERLTHQVWGPVWRTITLLLLFTALFHGFNGVWGVLLDYIRKGSVRLWLFSLIVTIGLVLATLGSITILTFKPPSDGGQSLPRAGHPPAPLEVQQQGGGQ